A window of Haliscomenobacter hydrossis DSM 1100 contains these coding sequences:
- a CDS encoding DUF4249 domain-containing protein, with product MKYNIIPYVILFFFCSCDKDIAYKFDSFQPKMVVNANLSPQDGILVQVSRSIPPNEDVSKNKIWINDAVVKLYEDGTLLRTLPFKKDGLYGAVATEFNPSIGHLYSLQIEHPEFGEMSSEAISIPPPPIILSSKVERSPNLSINNDPQVRWQVHLKDPLENNGGYLSVITIKSSQNAYSESPYNSTLLNTKIGQFCELFFTYGNRLLFKNECFKGQEVELTFEFDVSATIGPIGQRYTPDQLELKLYSIDETLYEYYRTQNRPEDFELAFSDPEPLYSNMEGGYGVFLAFNYLSYSFPIPK from the coding sequence ATGAAGTACAACATCATTCCGTACGTTATTCTTTTCTTTTTTTGTTCTTGTGACAAGGACATCGCCTATAAATTTGACTCTTTCCAACCCAAAATGGTTGTCAATGCCAATCTTTCGCCTCAAGATGGGATTTTGGTGCAGGTTTCAAGAAGTATACCTCCCAATGAAGATGTATCAAAAAACAAAATCTGGATCAATGATGCAGTAGTAAAACTGTACGAAGATGGTACTCTTTTGCGTACTTTACCTTTTAAAAAGGATGGCCTTTATGGAGCAGTTGCCACGGAGTTCAACCCATCAATTGGTCACCTCTACAGCCTTCAAATTGAACATCCAGAATTTGGTGAAATGAGCTCTGAAGCCATATCTATTCCACCGCCACCAATCATTCTCTCCTCAAAAGTGGAACGCTCGCCCAATTTAAGCATCAATAATGACCCACAGGTACGTTGGCAAGTGCATTTAAAAGATCCCTTGGAAAATAATGGAGGATATTTATCTGTCATAACCATAAAATCTAGCCAAAATGCTTATAGTGAGTCACCTTATAATTCTACACTATTGAATACTAAAATTGGACAATTTTGTGAATTGTTTTTTACATATGGGAATAGATTGCTTTTTAAAAACGAATGCTTTAAAGGGCAGGAAGTTGAATTGACATTTGAATTTGATGTTTCTGCTACAATTGGGCCGATTGGTCAAAGATATACTCCTGATCAATTGGAATTAAAACTGTATTCCATCGATGAAACCTTGTACGAATATTACCGTACTCAAAACCGACCAGAAGATTTTGAACTGGCTTTTTCAGACCCTGAACCTTTGTATTCAAACATGGAAGGTGGATATGGAGTGTTTTTAGCGTTTAACTATTTGAGTTATAGTTTTCCGATACCAAAATGA
- a CDS encoding bifunctional alpha,alpha-trehalose-phosphate synthase (UDP-forming)/trehalose-phosphatase: MGRIIIVSNRLPITIHQNGTGFSYRSSAGGLATGLNSMDRSLERVWVGWPGEEITLPAIQEQVLEDLIQDGLVPVFLSKKEIELYYEGFSNKTIWPHFHYFTQYTTYQDDYWEAYSLVNQKFADAIKPILQPDDLVWVHDYQLMLLPAMIREFAPQTSIGFFLHIPFPSYEIFRVLPWREALLKGVLGADQIGFHTFGYMRHFLSAAYRLGGYEHLYGKLRVGHRLINVDVFPMGIDYEKYAHPEIDLYANDDSFKIKQLARNKRIIVSIDRLDYTKGIPQRIKAFEQFIERYPEYIGKVSLVLIAVPSRSNVDNYRKLKQSIDTLVGKINSAYGSFDWMPIQYLYRSLNFNELSTLYQVADIAMITPLRDGMNLVAKEYIAAKDETKRGVLILSEMAGAANELSSALLVNPHDINKMAEVIQQALEMNENEQVWRMETMQQHLKRYNVRHWANTFVQEQKRLMEQQQAFNNMVLLQGTHRNTLLERYRAAQNRLIILDYDGTLMSFHPDPQSVAPDTELMRLLSQLSSIVGNKLIINSGRDHQTLQAWLGPLGIDMAGEHGVWIKRNGQWKINPGLSNTWKADIRPVLEHLVERTPGSFVEEKDYSLAWHYRRIDRDLGEKRVREIRDGLLYITANLDLQVLEGNKVVEVKHASVSKGKATLSWLNEQDWDFVLAIGDDQTDEDTFRVLPEENSYTVKVGLEQSAARYTLANVEEVRVLLGELVKAGF, from the coding sequence ATGGGCCGCATCATCATTGTTTCCAATCGGCTTCCCATCACCATTCATCAAAATGGCACTGGGTTCAGCTACCGGTCTAGTGCAGGGGGGCTGGCTACCGGGCTCAATTCCATGGATCGCTCCCTGGAGCGGGTTTGGGTGGGCTGGCCAGGTGAAGAAATCACCTTACCTGCCATCCAGGAACAAGTACTTGAAGATTTGATTCAGGATGGTCTGGTGCCTGTTTTTTTGAGCAAAAAAGAAATTGAGCTGTATTACGAGGGGTTCAGCAACAAGACGATTTGGCCTCATTTTCATTATTTCACTCAATACACCACCTATCAGGACGACTATTGGGAGGCGTACAGTTTGGTCAACCAAAAGTTTGCCGACGCCATCAAGCCCATTCTGCAACCTGATGACCTGGTTTGGGTACACGATTACCAGTTGATGTTGCTTCCGGCTATGATCCGCGAGTTTGCGCCCCAAACATCGATTGGTTTTTTCCTGCACATTCCTTTTCCTTCTTACGAAATATTCCGGGTTTTGCCCTGGCGTGAAGCGCTGCTCAAAGGCGTTTTGGGGGCCGATCAAATCGGATTCCACACTTTTGGCTACATGCGCCACTTCCTGAGTGCGGCTTACCGCCTAGGAGGGTACGAGCACTTGTACGGCAAATTGCGGGTAGGCCATCGCCTGATCAACGTCGACGTGTTCCCAATGGGGATTGATTACGAAAAATACGCCCACCCGGAGATTGACCTGTATGCCAATGATGATTCCTTCAAAATCAAACAGTTGGCGCGAAACAAACGCATCATTGTCTCGATCGATCGGCTGGATTACACCAAAGGCATTCCCCAGCGCATCAAGGCATTTGAGCAATTTATTGAACGCTATCCCGAATACATCGGCAAGGTATCGCTGGTGCTCATTGCCGTGCCCTCGCGCTCCAATGTGGACAATTACCGCAAACTCAAACAAAGCATCGATACCCTGGTGGGCAAAATCAACAGCGCCTACGGGTCCTTTGACTGGATGCCCATCCAATACCTCTATCGTTCCCTCAATTTTAATGAATTGAGTACCTTATACCAGGTGGCTGACATCGCCATGATCACGCCCCTGCGCGACGGGATGAACCTGGTGGCCAAAGAATACATCGCCGCCAAGGACGAAACCAAACGCGGGGTGCTCATCCTTAGCGAAATGGCAGGTGCCGCCAACGAACTCAGTTCCGCCCTGCTGGTCAACCCACACGACATCAACAAGATGGCCGAGGTGATCCAACAAGCGCTGGAGATGAATGAAAACGAACAGGTCTGGCGCATGGAAACCATGCAGCAACACCTCAAACGGTACAACGTGCGGCACTGGGCAAATACCTTTGTACAGGAACAAAAGAGACTGATGGAACAACAACAAGCTTTCAACAATATGGTACTATTGCAAGGCACCCACCGCAATACCTTGCTGGAACGATACCGTGCGGCGCAAAACCGCCTGATCATTCTGGATTACGACGGTACCCTCATGTCATTTCATCCGGACCCACAATCCGTTGCGCCCGATACCGAATTGATGCGCCTCCTGAGCCAACTGAGTAGTATCGTGGGCAATAAATTGATCATCAACAGCGGGCGCGACCACCAAACTTTGCAAGCCTGGCTTGGGCCCCTGGGCATTGATATGGCCGGCGAACACGGCGTATGGATCAAACGCAATGGGCAGTGGAAAATCAATCCGGGCTTGTCCAATACCTGGAAAGCCGACATTCGCCCCGTACTGGAACACCTGGTGGAACGCACTCCCGGATCTTTTGTGGAAGAAAAGGACTACTCCCTGGCCTGGCATTACCGCCGCATCGACCGCGATCTAGGCGAAAAACGGGTGCGCGAAATCCGCGATGGTTTGCTCTACATCACCGCCAACCTCGACCTGCAAGTGCTGGAAGGCAACAAGGTGGTCGAAGTAAAACACGCCAGCGTAAGCAAAGGCAAAGCTACCCTGAGCTGGCTCAATGAACAGGATTGGGACTTCGTGCTGGCCATCGGCGACGACCAAACCGATGAGGATACTTTCCGGGTGTTGCCAGAGGAAAATTCTTATACGGTCAAAGTGGGCCTGGAGCAAAGCGCAGCGCGGTATACTTTGGCGAATGTGGAAGAGGTAAGGGTGTTGTTGGGGGAGTTGGTGAAGGCGGGGTTTTAG